TCCATGCTCGAAGCGGTCTCTTCGAGTGAGGCGGCCTGCTGCTCGGTGCGTGAAGAGAGATCGTTATTGCCTTGGGCGATTTCCTGGGCACCGGAGTAGATCGACTGGCTGCTGCCGCGAACGGCACCCACGGTTGTCGACAGGCTCTGCTGCATATGGGCCATCGAGGTAAATAGCTGGCCAATCTCGTTATTGCCGCGGGCTTCGATGGTCTCGGACAGATCGCCCTTGGCCATCTTTTCGAAGTGATCGACCACCCGGTGCAAGGGACGAATCACGTTTACGGTGACCCCCCACAAGACCACCACGATGGTCGACACGGAAACAAGCACGGCGATGATGATCGCCAGCTTGACGGTATTGGCGACACTGGAGAAATGCGCATAAAGCGTATATCCCTCGCTCTCCGCCGTCTCGAAGAACGTCACCGCATCGTTATAAAACCGATCGTTCAATGACGTGGTGAGATCACGCAGCTCCCTAAAACCGGCAAAGTCATCATTCACGAGCGCGACCTGCTGAGGCCATAGCGCTTGCTGCATGAGGGCGTTAAAGCTCTCGTCTAGCGTAGCGATCAAACCGGCGTGATGCTCGCGTGCCGGTAACGCCAGGAACGCCGCGAAAATCGCTTCGGCACGATCGAGCTCCAAGCCCATTTCACGAGCCTGTTCAAGCGTTTGATCGTTCGTTTCAAGCCGATGAGCCGCCTCGAGCAATTGCTCATTGATATGGTTCATGACGAGTTGGGTCGATAGCAATTGCGAATTGGCACGGTTAAGCGTGGATTGCTGATCGACGTTCACACTGTTCAAAGTGGCCAGAGACCGCTGACTGTAATTGACCGCATACAGGCCCAGTGCACTCAAAACCGCAATCAGTGTCGCAAAAACAACGAGTACCAGTGCCCAGCTGACCCGCACGGTCATATTGTCGAGTAACTTCACGTTATCCCCCCTCTTTATTTGCGACGATACCAAGTTCTCGCTCTCTCAGTGCATCATCACTGAGTCGACATGCTTGGCAAACTCATACGGGGAAGTTATCGGCCAACACGATCCAACTCTTTAGCGTGAAAGAAATTTTTCATAAAAAAACAGGAGGCCGAGGCCTCCTGTCGTGTACGCTTACATTCACTCACGCGATCACTGCCAAGTAGGTGCTTCCGGTGCCTGCAGGCGTGCCGGGGGCTCCCACTGATAATCCGTGGCAAGACCGCTGCCATCGGCGAGCTGGAAGCGTGCGATGTGCTGACGAAGTTGGCGACTCTGCTCGGCGGAGGCCGAAGATATCTCGCTGATTAGGGCGCTCAACTAGGTGATGTTATCCACCATTCCGGCGATGATTGCGCCGGTATCGCGCACCTGCTGGCTACGGTCGAGGTTTGGCGATCGGCATTAACACAGCCTGGTGGGTGAGGTCGCCATCGGCAATGAACGTCCCCACTTGCGTCGCATAACAGGGTCGCCACCCAGGCGCCTGGAGATATCGTGAATCACCAGGCCCATCGCAGCGTCAGCGGCAGGCCGATGACCAATAGGAGCAGCGCTGAGCGAGCAAGCCCCACAGTTTCTTCGTCGTTGTCAATAGTTGCATCAACAATCCCCTGTGGCAGTGCCACAATATTAAGTCTTATACACTCAGATGATCGACGAGGGCCATCTCATGGCTGGTGAGCAGCTTGTCGATATCCACCAGCACCAGCATGCGATCGTCGAGGCTGCCAAGCCCACTCAGATAGTCCGACGACAGGGTCACGCCGAACTCCGGTGCCGGCTTGATCTGCTCGGGCGTCAGGCTCATCACGTCGGAGACGCCATCGACGACGATACCCACGACACGCTCACCGACGTTGACCACGATCACGACGGTCTGGCCACCGTACTCGACCTTGTCGAGATGAAACTTGATACGCAAATCGACGATCGGCACGATGACGCCGCGCAGGTTGGTGACGCCCTTGATGAACTCCGGAGCGTTGGCGATGCGGGTCACGTTTTCGTAACCGCGAATCTCCTGCACCTTGAGGATATCGATGGCGTACTCTTCATCGCCCAGCGAAAACACCAGGAATTCGCGGCTATGGGCGTCTACAGCAGCGGCATTGGCGGAGCTCATGCTTGTCATGATGGTTCTACCTCCTTGAAAGGCACCAGTTTTTGGGATTCTGAAGCGAGGCGGTTCGCATGTCTCGCCTCCTTCTTGGTACGGCTCAAGCGATGCATGTCAGCAATGTCCAGAATCAGCGCCACGCTGCCATCGCCCAGGATGGTTGCCGCGGATACACCGGGCACCTTGCGATAATTGGTTTCAAGGTTCTTCACTACCACCTGCTGCTGGCCAACGAGATCGTCCACCAGCAGCGCATAACGACGCCCCTCGCCCTGCACGATCACGGCGATGCATTCGGTAAGCTTGGTCCGCGCCTCGGGCACATCGAGCACCTCCTGCACGGCGATAATCGGCAGATACTCGTCACGCACCTTGATCAGCAGGTCGTCGCCAGCCATGGCATAGAGATCGTCCTCGACCGGTTGCAGCGACTCGAGCACCGCTCCCAGGGGAAGGATGAAGATCTCCTCTCCCACCTTGATCGACATGCCATCCAGGATCGCCAGTGTCAGCGGAAGCACGATCCGCGTGGTTGTGCCGCCGCCAAGCCTGGAGGAGATCTCCACGTGACCGCCCATTCCTTGGATGTTGCGCTTGACCACATCCATGCCCACGCCGCGGCCGGAGACGTCGCTGACCTGCTCGGCGGTGGAGAAACCCGGCGCAAAGATCAGCTGCCATACATCGTCGTCGCTCATGGAATCGGAGACGCTCAGGCCGTTGGCTTTCGCCTTGGCCAGCAGCTTGTCACGATTGAGCCCGGCGCCATCGTCGATCACTTCGATGAGGATGTTGCCGCCCTGATGCTGGGCCGACAGCGTAAGCCTGCCGGTACGGGGCTTGCCCGCCGCCTCGCGCTGATCGGGACGCTCGATGCCGTGATCCAGGCTATTGCGCACCAGATGGGTCAGCGGATCGATGATGCGCTCCGTCAGGCTCTTGTCGAGTTCGGTGGACTTGCCCTCGGTGATCAATTCCACGTCCTTGCCCAGCTTGGCGGCCAGATCGCGAACCAGACGAGGGAAGCGACTGAAGACGTAGTCCATCGGCACCATGCGAATCGACATCACCGCTTCCTGAAGGTCACGGGCGTTGCGCTGCAGTAGGCTCATGCCATGTGCGAGTGCATTGTGTGCAACCCCTTCGAGCTCACTTGCCGTCTGGTCGAGCATCGACTGAGTGATGATCAGCTCACCGACCAGGTTGATGATCTGATCGACCTTATCGACGGGCACGCGGATCGAGGTCGTCTCCCCCACCGCCGGCTTTGGCTTGGGCTTGGCATCTGCCGGGAGGGTGGCCGCCGGCGCCTTGACCGCGCTCTGCTCGGTTGGCACCGGCGTCGCCACTTCAGCCGGGGGTGACACCACAGCCACTGCGGGCGACGCCCTTTCGGCCGCCTGGGCCTGGGTCGACTCGAGACGCCTTACCACGACCTGCTCGGCTTCGATGATGAAGCACATCACCGCTTCGATGTCATCAACACTGGCACTGGTATCGAGCACGACCAGACAGCGCGTGCCCTCTTCGCGTTGCGACACGATATTGCCAAGCTGACCCAGCTCCTCGACGAGCAGCTCGCGATCCTTGGCAGGAACATCGATCAATGCGACTTCGAGATGCGCGCCCTGCTCGACCTCGGCCGTGGACGTGTCGCCTACTGCCTCGTCTTGCTTGGGCATTGACGGCTCGACTGGCTCGCTTTTCTCCGCTGCCTTGGGTGCTGAACCCCCATCACCCTTGCCAAGCTCTTCCAGTGCCATCTGGCGCAGGGTATTGCAAATGCGCTCGAACGCTTCGGCGTCGGGCTCGGTCCCACTGCGATAGGCATCAAGCTGGTCGTGCAACATATCCTTGGTTTCCAGAAAGGTATCCACGATATCGCGACGAAGAGCCATTTCACCGCGGCGAGTATGGTCGAGCAGGTTTTCGAAGATATGCGTGGTCTGTTGCAGCACATCGAAGCCAAAGGTACCGGCGCCACCTTTGATGGAGTGCGCAGCGCGGAAAATGGCGTTGAGCTGCTCTGCATCCGGATCGTCGATATCCAGCTCGAGCAGATGCCGCTCCATCTCATTGAGAAGCTCTTCCGCTTCTTCGAAGAACGTTTCGTAAAATTCGGTGATATCCATGCGCATCCCCAAGGTATTGTCATCAAAGCGCTAGTCGCCGCTCAATGTATCCTGCAAGCCTTCTCTGAACTGCTCGACGGGGCTTGACTCGAGCTCGTCAGCCAGGCGCGATTGTTCAGGTGACGGCAGGCTACTGCCGCCGGGCAATCCCTGTGATTGGATGCTCTCGGCAGCACGTCGATCAAGCACTACCAGCGAGATGCGCCGGTTGTGCGCATCGCGTGGATCGCTGTCGGCCATCGGTACTCTGTCGCCCAGGCCCGCCACCCGCAGCAGCTTCTCTGGATCGAGACCCCCAGCCACCAATTCACGGCGCGAGGCATTGGCGCGATCCGTAGAGAGTTCCCAGTTGCTGTAGCCGCGATAGCCTCCCGCGTACGGCAAACTGTCGGTATGACCGCTGATGCTCAGCGGATTGGGCATCTCGTTGAGCAGCGGTGCGATCGTACGCAGCAGAACTCGCATGTAAGACGCGACCTGCTCACTGCCGATCTCGAACATCGGCCGCTGCTCGGTATCGACCAACTGGATGCGCAGACCTTCCGGTGTCATGTCAAAGCGTATCTGACGGCGCAGGTCCCGCAGCATCGGGTCCGCTTCGATCAAGGCTTCCATCCGCCGCTGGAGATCCCGAAAATTCCGCTGCTCATCGCTGGAGCGAGTCTGGGTGCGCATGTCGATCCGCATCCTCTCGCCTTCCATATAGACGGGATCGGGCCCGCCACCGGGAATCGCACTGTCACTGGCAGTGGGGCGATCACCACCGGCAATAGCCACCGCCAAGGGGGTCCTGAAGTACTCGGCCACACTCTCGAGCTGCTCTTCGGAGGCCGTCGAGAGAATCCAGAGCACCAGGAAGAGTGCCATCAGCGCCGTCATGAAATCGGCAAGCGCAATCTTCCAGCTGCCACCATGGTGACCATGGACGACCTTCTTGCGCTTGATGATGATTGGGCGGCGATCGTCGCTCATGCGCCACCCGCTCCAGTACTCTTGGATGAACGCACATGCTCTTCCAGTTCGCTGAAGGAGGGGCGCTCCGCGGTATGCAACGCCTTGCGACCGAACTCCACTGCCAGCTGCGGGGCATAGCCATTGAGACTCGCCAGCAGCGTGACGCGAATGCATTGCAGCATTTTCACTGCCTCACCCACCTGACGGTCGATGCGGCTAGAGAGTGGATTGACGAAGCCATACGCCAGCAGAATACCGAGGAAGGTGCCGACCAGGGCATGGGCGATCATGTACCCCATCTCGTCGGGACCTGCATCGGCAGCACTGAGCGCCTTGATTACACCGAGCACCGCCGCGACGATACCGAACGCCGGCAGACCATCACCCACCTTGGCCAGTGCATCGGCGGGAATGTGGGCCTCATGCTCGAAGGCCTCGATCTCATGCTCCATCAGCTCATCGATCTGATGCGGGTCCATATTGCCGCTGATCATCAGGCGCAGATAATCGGTCAGGAACCCCATGATCATGGGGTCACTCTGGATCTTGGGATACTCGGAAAATATCGCACTCTCCTGAGGAGCATCGATATCGCGCTCGATTGCCAACATGCCGTCCCGACGGGCTTTGCTCAGCAGCTTGAACTGCAGCGCCATCAACTCCATGTAGGTCGCTTTATCGTATTTGACCGTACGCTTGAGCTTCGATGCCGTGCGCAATGTCGCCTTCATTGCCTTGCCGTTATTGGCGGCAATAAATGCTCCTATCGCCGCGCCACAGATCATCAAGACCTCGGTTGGCTGGTAAAGTGGGCCCAAATGACCGCCTGCCAGCGCGTAGCCGCCAAAGACAGAGAAAGTAACGACAAGAAATCCAAGAGGTATCAGCACGACTGAAATCCTTTACT
This DNA window, taken from Halomonas sp. TA22, encodes the following:
- the cheW gene encoding chemotaxis protein CheW, coding for MSSANAAAVDAHSREFLVFSLGDEEYAIDILKVQEIRGYENVTRIANAPEFIKGVTNLRGVIVPIVDLRIKFHLDKVEYGGQTVVIVVNVGERVVGIVVDGVSDVMSLTPEQIKPAPEFGVTLSSDYLSGLGSLDDRMLVLVDIDKLLTSHEMALVDHLSV
- a CDS encoding methyl-accepting chemotaxis protein yields the protein MKLLDNMTVRVSWALVLVVFATLIAVLSALGLYAVNYSQRSLATLNSVNVDQQSTLNRANSQLLSTQLVMNHINEQLLEAAHRLETNDQTLEQAREMGLELDRAEAIFAAFLALPAREHHAGLIATLDESFNALMQQALWPQQVALVNDDFAGFRELRDLTTSLNDRFYNDAVTFFETAESEGYTLYAHFSSVANTVKLAIIIAVLVSVSTIVVVLWGVTVNVIRPLHRVVDHFEKMAKGDLSETIEARGNNEIGQLFTSMAHMQQSLSTTVGAVRGSSQSIYSGAQEIAQGNNDLSSRTEQQAASLEETASSMEQLTSTVGNNADNARQASQLAATASQTASRGGEVVGEVVDTMRDINQSSQQITEIIKVIDSIAFQTNILALNASVEAARAGEQGRGFAVVAGEVRSLASRSGEAAREIRGLIEASVAKVEAGTALVDQAGKTMKDIVESVLKVTDIMEEIASASQEQSNGIGQVNQAITQMDQVTQQNAGLVQQAASAASELEIEAGRLREAVALFRLAPGEGLRLAPTSSVQVPVKLRQESKPSAPDTRPPTMASKNTQVEEAWEEF
- the cheA gene encoding chemotaxis protein CheA, whose product is MDITEFYETFFEEAEELLNEMERHLLELDIDDPDAEQLNAIFRAAHSIKGGAGTFGFDVLQQTTHIFENLLDHTRRGEMALRRDIVDTFLETKDMLHDQLDAYRSGTEPDAEAFERICNTLRQMALEELGKGDGGSAPKAAEKSEPVEPSMPKQDEAVGDTSTAEVEQGAHLEVALIDVPAKDRELLVEELGQLGNIVSQREEGTRCLVVLDTSASVDDIEAVMCFIIEAEQVVVRRLESTQAQAAERASPAVAVVSPPAEVATPVPTEQSAVKAPAATLPADAKPKPKPAVGETTSIRVPVDKVDQIINLVGELIITQSMLDQTASELEGVAHNALAHGMSLLQRNARDLQEAVMSIRMVPMDYVFSRFPRLVRDLAAKLGKDVELITEGKSTELDKSLTERIIDPLTHLVRNSLDHGIERPDQREAAGKPRTGRLTLSAQHQGGNILIEVIDDGAGLNRDKLLAKAKANGLSVSDSMSDDDVWQLIFAPGFSTAEQVSDVSGRGVGMDVVKRNIQGMGGHVEISSRLGGGTTTRIVLPLTLAILDGMSIKVGEEIFILPLGAVLESLQPVEDDLYAMAGDDLLIKVRDEYLPIIAVQEVLDVPEARTKLTECIAVIVQGEGRRYALLVDDLVGQQQVVVKNLETNYRKVPGVSAATILGDGSVALILDIADMHRLSRTKKEARHANRLASESQKLVPFKEVEPS
- the motA gene encoding flagellar motor stator protein MotA, with protein sequence MLIPLGFLVVTFSVFGGYALAGGHLGPLYQPTEVLMICGAAIGAFIAANNGKAMKATLRTASKLKRTVKYDKATYMELMALQFKLLSKARRDGMLAIERDIDAPQESAIFSEYPKIQSDPMIMGFLTDYLRLMISGNMDPHQIDELMEHEIEAFEHEAHIPADALAKVGDGLPAFGIVAAVLGVIKALSAADAGPDEMGYMIAHALVGTFLGILLAYGFVNPLSSRIDRQVGEAVKMLQCIRVTLLASLNGYAPQLAVEFGRKALHTAERPSFSELEEHVRSSKSTGAGGA
- the motB gene encoding flagellar motor protein MotB; the encoded protein is MSDDRRPIIIKRKKVVHGHHGGSWKIALADFMTALMALFLVLWILSTASEEQLESVAEYFRTPLAVAIAGGDRPTASDSAIPGGGPDPVYMEGERMRIDMRTQTRSSDEQRNFRDLQRRMEALIEADPMLRDLRRQIRFDMTPEGLRIQLVDTEQRPMFEIGSEQVASYMRVLLRTIAPLLNEMPNPLSISGHTDSLPYAGGYRGYSNWELSTDRANASRRELVAGGLDPEKLLRVAGLGDRVPMADSDPRDAHNRRISLVVLDRRAAESIQSQGLPGGSSLPSPEQSRLADELESSPVEQFREGLQDTLSGD